A stretch of the Bacteroidia bacterium genome encodes the following:
- a CDS encoding lysophospholipid acyltransferase family protein, whose product MRISVEVFYKKIHIRNIKNLPQNQPVVLACNHPNSFLDPIIVSVFVKNRLHYLARSDAFNTPFKKWILGKIGLVPIYRLQEGADKLHKNEETFDICAEILAKNGTIIIFSEGLCIQERRLRKLKKGTARLVFGAEAARDFNMDLLIVPIGMNYYKPENFRSDLVINFGKPIKLKAYEELYKEDKARAINALTGDLEKQMAAELLIIEEQKNDFLVADLEEIYGKEILSKNNFSESKSEKKFLLSCGIAEAINRLQKNNFSKAEIFRKKIVAYSEELEKNNLRDYFFWKNPITYAQKNNFSIQVFELVIGFPLFVYGLIVHYVPYKISYSLTNKIVKNIEFFSSVNCSAGTFIFLIFYIMESLLLIHFFNFFVLIGFILLLPLSGKYALRYQRLIKKVKGKISLRRLIKKDKSFVEHLFSEREEILQEWKEIKFFV is encoded by the coding sequence ATGCGGATTTCGGTAGAAGTTTTCTACAAGAAAATCCATATTCGGAATATTAAAAATTTGCCGCAAAATCAGCCAGTAGTGCTCGCTTGCAATCACCCAAATTCTTTTTTAGATCCAATTATCGTTTCTGTTTTTGTGAAAAATCGCTTGCATTATTTGGCGCGTTCGGATGCATTTAATACGCCGTTTAAAAAATGGATTCTCGGAAAGATAGGATTAGTACCGATTTATCGCTTGCAAGAAGGCGCCGATAAATTGCATAAGAACGAAGAGACATTTGATATATGTGCTGAAATTTTAGCAAAAAATGGAACCATTATTATTTTTTCCGAAGGTTTGTGCATTCAAGAAAGGCGACTTCGTAAATTAAAAAAAGGTACTGCACGATTGGTTTTTGGAGCAGAAGCCGCTCGAGATTTTAACATGGATTTGTTGATTGTTCCAATTGGAATGAATTATTATAAACCGGAGAATTTTAGAAGTGATTTGGTAATTAATTTCGGGAAACCAATCAAATTAAAAGCGTACGAAGAATTATATAAAGAGGATAAAGCGCGTGCTATTAATGCACTTACAGGTGATTTGGAAAAACAAATGGCGGCAGAATTATTAATTATCGAGGAGCAAAAAAATGATTTTTTGGTAGCGGATTTGGAAGAGATATATGGAAAAGAAATACTTTCAAAAAATAATTTTTCAGAAAGCAAATCGGAGAAAAAGTTTTTACTGAGTTGCGGAATTGCAGAAGCAATAAATCGTCTTCAAAAAAATAATTTTTCGAAGGCGGAAATTTTTCGAAAAAAGATTGTCGCATATTCAGAAGAATTGGAAAAAAATAATTTGCGCGATTATTTTTTCTGGAAAAATCCAATTACATACGCTCAAAAAAATAATTTTTCGATACAAGTTTTCGAACTTGTTATTGGCTTTCCTCTTTTCGTTTACGGATTAATTGTTCATTATGTGCCGTATAAAATTTCGTATTCGCTCACCAATAAAATCGTTAAAAACATAGAGTTCTTCAGCTCTGTGAATTGTAGCGCTGGCACTTTTATTTTCTTAATTTTTTATATAATGGAGAGCCTTTTACTGATTCATTTCTTCAATTTTTTCGTATTGATTGGCTTTATTCTTTTACTTCCGCTAAGCGGAAAATATGCTTTGCGTTATCAGCGTTTGATCAAAAAAGTAAAAGGAAAAATAAGTTTAAGACGTTTAATTAAAAAAGATAAATCGTTCGTTGAACATCTTTTTTCAGAGCGAGAGGAAATTCTTCAGGAGTGGAAAGAGATAAAGTTTTTTGTATAA
- a CDS encoding gliding motility-associated C-terminal domain-containing protein has product MKKSYSLSRKKIFIGIASLSFIFCGSNINAQIFFNNGAQVYVASSTIVQINAGLQSDNIIAGPGDFDNEGIITVTSNGAFPGNIDLTNNSVMHGNGTYYLDQNWINDATFNANNSVVNMNGNAATQLITSTTNTITTFDTLELTGTGVGAARIKRQTLNANVTNALIINDRELATDNNTMRVLTPTLTAVTNTTVPGNEGFVSSLGTGSLSRVTNTAAVYFYPTGSSLGTTRYRPVKLTPVAANIDTFSVRLANNDPTLDSYNKASLDSTLCKVNPLFYHLIKRVSGTDNAAIDIFYDQTNDGSWNGIAQWNTPQVVKWNNTGVVTATTTVPLSDVLKTNWSNFSNTPYVLAAPNPAAPVINCIGPICPGTPNNLVTVTGNGTSYTWTTPGGTTIVSGQGTDSLIVNWGNTPGTITVISNSNTGCSSSPASCTVSLNPKPDAGFDTISSGTYNNLYAFNDTSKGGVTSWAWLFGDGSSSTSQNPTHNYPGAGIYPVTEVVTNAFGCKDTITYDVKVNEGIIIPNVFTPNGDGKNDEFYIPNSGMKQFSIDIFNRWGVKVFSSTASDIRWDGRSTAGVNMSDGTYYYILKAVSTSGKDYNVNGFVTLIRGK; this is encoded by the coding sequence ATGAAAAAATCATACTCTTTATCCCGAAAAAAAATCTTTATAGGCATCGCTTCATTATCCTTTATTTTTTGTGGAAGCAATATAAACGCACAAATATTTTTTAATAACGGCGCCCAAGTTTACGTGGCTTCTTCCACCATTGTTCAGATAAATGCTGGCTTACAAAGCGATAACATCATTGCAGGTCCTGGTGATTTTGATAACGAAGGAATTATCACGGTTACCAGCAATGGGGCTTTTCCGGGAAATATAGATCTTACTAATAATTCGGTGATGCACGGAAATGGAACTTATTATCTGGATCAAAATTGGATAAACGATGCTACTTTTAACGCAAACAACAGTGTTGTTAACATGAATGGAAATGCTGCAACACAACTAATAACAAGCACCACCAATACAATAACTACTTTTGATACACTGGAACTTACTGGTACAGGAGTTGGGGCGGCACGCATCAAACGTCAAACATTGAACGCTAATGTTACCAATGCACTTATCATTAATGACAGAGAATTGGCAACAGATAACAATACCATGCGTGTTTTAACTCCTACGCTTACTGCCGTTACAAATACAACCGTACCTGGCAATGAAGGTTTTGTAAGTAGTCTTGGAACTGGAAGTTTATCGCGTGTTACAAATACTGCTGCTGTTTACTTTTATCCAACAGGATCCAGTTTAGGTACTACTAGATATCGCCCAGTAAAATTGACCCCAGTAGCTGCTAATATTGATACCTTTTCTGTTCGCTTAGCAAACAATGATCCAACCCTTGATAGTTATAACAAAGCTTCTTTAGATAGCACGCTTTGTAAGGTGAATCCCTTATTTTATCATTTGATTAAGCGCGTTTCTGGAACGGACAATGCAGCTATCGATATTTTTTACGACCAAACAAATGACGGTTCTTGGAATGGCATTGCACAGTGGAACACACCACAAGTGGTAAAATGGAATAATACAGGAGTTGTAACGGCTACTACCACTGTTCCATTAAGTGATGTATTAAAAACAAATTGGAGTAATTTCAGTAATACGCCTTACGTACTTGCTGCACCAAATCCTGCGGCGCCTGTGATTAATTGTATCGGACCTATTTGTCCAGGAACACCAAATAACTTAGTTACCGTTACAGGAAATGGGACTTCATACACTTGGACAACTCCTGGCGGAACTACCATTGTATCTGGACAAGGAACTGATTCTCTTATTGTGAATTGGGGAAATACTCCGGGTACTATTACGGTAATTTCGAATTCTAACACAGGCTGTTCTTCCAGTCCGGCTTCTTGTACAGTTTCATTAAATCCGAAACCAGATGCAGGCTTTGATACTATTTCTTCTGGAACGTATAATAATTTATATGCTTTTAATGATACTAGTAAAGGTGGCGTAACATCGTGGGCATGGTTATTCGGCGATGGTTCCAGTTCTACATCACAAAACCCAACCCACAACTATCCAGGTGCTGGTATCTATCCAGTAACAGAAGTAGTAACGAACGCTTTCGGATGTAAAGACACTATCACGTACGACGTAAAAGTAAATGAAGGAATTATTATTCCCAACGTGTTTACTCCAAATGGAGATGGTAAAAACGACGAATTTTATATCCCGAACAGCGGAATGAAACAGTTTTCGATTGACATATTTAATCGATGGGGCGTAAAAGTATTTAGCTCTACAGCTTCGGATATACGTTGGGACGGACGATCTACAGCAGGTGTTAATATGTCTGATGGAACGTATTATTATATTTTGAAAGCAGTTTCTACTTCAGGTAAAGATTATAATGTGAATGGATTTGTAACACTTATTAGAGGAAAATAA